The stretch of DNA CCAGAGTCAGTTATTAGCTCAATCGGCTGGCGACTTACAACTGATCGATCACGATACGGCGATCAAAACCAAGCGAGCCAATGGTTCAGAGCTAGTAACATGGGGCAACTTCCAACCTCTTTACCAAGTTGTATTGAGACAAGACGACAGCTTTTTGAAATAAAATAATAAAAACAAAACCTTAACATAAGTCTGCTTGAGGCTAGTCTGAATAAAAAACATAACAATGCACTCCGAGGTAGATAACGCATTTAGCTCGGAGTCAAACAGCCTAGTAATACCTCAGCACAGATAACGATTAAAACAACTTATGTAGAGCGGTAGATGAAAGAGAACAAAGTGATTTTACTGAGGAGAGGGTATGAATCAAATCGACATTACAGGTGTGCGCACATCAGATGACATTGGATTGTTAGACACGTCATCAATTACGGAGCAGAAACTGCCAAACTCTCTGTATCGAGCTATTAAAGAGTCGGCACAATATTGTCCCAATCAAATCGCAATAAAGTACATCCTCGATGGTGATGTTATCAGCCAAGACAAGATCCCATTTGCTAAAAAGGTCTTGCATAAAGCCATTAAATTATTAAAAGGGCAGGAATATGCTGCCCCTTATCGAGAGGTAACTTATTCGCAATTAGCCAACAAGGTGACTCAAACTGCAAATGCCTTGAGAAAATTAGGTATTAACCGAAAGGATGTAACTTCGATAATTATGCCTAACTTTCCAGAGACTTATTACACTCTTTGGGGGGCTTCGACAGCGGGTATAGCCAACCCGATAAACCCATTATTAGATGCCAGCATCATAAAGGAGATAATGTTGTCATCGAATACCAAGGTACTAATCGCATTAGGGCCTCTACCTGGCAGCGACATTTGGCAAAAAGTATTAGCCATTAAAGATGAGATCCCTAATTTAAAAGCAGTGATCAGTGTATTTGGCAAATCAATTCCTGCTGATAAGCAAAACAAGGTTCCAGTGCTGAGCTTCAGTGATTTATTAAAGCAAGAACAAGCCGAAGAGTTAGAATTTGAAGAGCCTAACCAAAGAGATATTTGCGCTTACTTCCACACTGGAGGTACAACAGGTCTACCTAAGTTGGCCCAGCACACGCACTTAAACCAGTTAACTAATGCCGGTCAGGTGAACTTGATCTCTCCTGTATCACCGGGTGATACCATTTTTGTTGGATTACCTATATTCCACGTTAATGCTGCGGTGGCGACGGGAATTGGTCCAATAATGAATACCTCGACTATTTTGTTAGCGGGACCTGCGGGGTATCGCGGCAAGAATGTCATGGCTAACCTGTTAACACTGATAAAGAATTACAAAGTTAGCCTAATAATGGCGGTACCTACTGTTTACGCAGGGATACTTACTGAGCTTGAAAAGCGCAATGAAGAGAATTTTAGCTTACCGGATCTTAAACTGGCAATTAGCGGCGCGGCTCCACTTTCTAGTGAGTTACAAAATAAGTTTATCCGTGAAACGGGTATTAATTTGATTGAGGGTTATGGCTCAACAGAAAGCTCTTCTGTTTGCAGTTTGATGCCGGTAAGAAGCATAAATGAAGAAGCTTCTGTTGGTCTGATTATTCCAGGTATGAAAGTAGCAACCGTTGAGATAGGTAGTGACGACCAATTAATTAAGCAATGTGGCGTTGGCGAGGTTGGAGAAATTGTTATTGCTGGCAATAACGTATTCCCCGGATACTTAGATGAAGCTCACAATAAAAACTTATGGGTCACACTGGAAGATAACATTAGCTACGTGCGAACTGGAGATTTGGGACGTTTTGATAAACACGGTTATCTGTCTTTAGCTGGACGTAAAAAAGAACTGATCATTCGAGGCGGCCATAATATTGACCCTAAGATGATTGAAGACACAGCGATGAAGCACCCAGAGGTTCAGTTGGCGGCGGCAGTACCTCGTCCTGATACATACTCTGGTGAATTGCCTGTTCTTTACGTCACAAAAACACCAAACAGCACAATAACCAGCGAAGAGTTAATGGTGTTTATGCAAAAGCAGACACCAGAACGTGCAGCTACTCCTAAATTGGTTAACATTATCGAAGAAATGCCTTTAACCGCGGTAGGAAAGATTTATAAACCTGAGTTGGTGTGTGCACAAATTACCAGTGTGGTAACCCAAGAGGTTGCAAAGATACTCGATAAAGAAGATTTTAAGGTTTTGGTCACTATAGACAAAAAACTTGGTATCAAAACGATTATTGAATTATCAGATGAAAAACAAGAGGAAACAGAGAGACAAGTTAAACAGCAATTGGTTGGGTATGCTTTCAAATACCAATTGCATTTTATGTCCACAACAACACAGGCGGTTTAGCATGAGTAATTCAGTCATTATGGATATATTTTTACCTATTGCTCTGGCCTTGATCATGTTTGGTATGGGGCTTGGACTAACGAAACAGGACTTCACTCGGTTGTGGCTTACGCCTAAGCCTGTATTAGTAGGTCTGTTTGGCCAGTTGATCCTGTTACCAATTATTGCTTTTGGTATTTGTGTTTGGTTTGAGTTACCGCCTGCTTTAGCAATTGGAATGATGATCTTAGCTGGAAGTCCAGGCGGCACTATGTCTAATGTGTTGAGTCAGTTGGCAAAAGCTAATCTAGCCTTATCGGTTACCTTAACTTCCATCTGTACTTTAGTTTGTGTTTTTACCACACCTTGGTTGATTCACTTTTCTATTCAACATTTTGCTGAGCAGAACGCGCCGGAATACTCTTTGTTAGGTACTTCTATTGGACTTATTGCGATTACCCTTATACCTGTTTTACTAGGCATACTTGTTAGGCAGTTGAAAGCAGAATCAGCAATTAAATACGAAGTGCACTTTCGACGCTTTTCCTTATTTTTTATGATCTTAATGATAGTTGCATTGATGATAAAAGAGCGTCACTTACTGGTTAGTTCATTCGAACAAGTGTTTGCAGCCAGTATGACTCTCAATCTGTTGTCTGTGGTTGTTGGAGCCTTGTTAGCAAAGTCATTTTTATTAACGGATAAAGACGCACTGACTTTAGGTATTGAAGTTGGGATCCAAAACGCAACTATGGCGATACTTATCGCGGTCAGCTTTTTACATGAACCTTCATATGCCATAACGGCAGGGGTTTACGGTTTGACCATGTATTTGGGGCCATTGCCGTTAATTTACTGGAAAAAGTTTAAACAAAAACGCCAAGCGCCTCAGGTTGTGGCTGACTAACCTGAGGCAAAAGCCGCTTTTATTCTTTCTCTAAACCAAGTTAGTGCTTCATCATTGGAACTGCTTTGATGCCAATATAAGTGAGTAATTACTTTCGGTAGTTCAATTGGCATTTCTAATACCGCTAGATCTGAGTCTTGGATCTGTTTGGCGATCATGCTGGGCAACGTCAGCAGATAGGGACTTTGTTTTAGCATGAGTTTCGCGGTCTGATAACTTTGACAGCGTATATCTATCTGCCGGTTTTCTCCCTGTTCTAACAAAGCATAATCCTCAAGCACTCTGCCTGTCGCTCGACTGGAAACGGCAATGTGCTTTTGGGCTAAATAATCTTTAGCTGAGAGTCTGTTGGCACAACTGTGTCGTTTGTCCATAACGACACAATATTCATCACTAGATAATATTAGGTGTTCAATAGGCAGTTTGATTGGTAAAGCAATGTTTATTGCCGCATCGATTTTTTTGGCGGCAAGCTGACGTGTAATATCTTCTCTAGGTGTTCTGACACTGGTGAGTTTTATTTTAGGCGCTTGTGCTAACAAGGTTTTCTGCAGTTTAGGGAGAACTATTGGCTCCATAGGTTCAGGTTGAGCCAATCTAAATGTCTGTTGTGATTCTGCTAAATCAAATTCGCCACAACTTTGTAACACCTGTCTAAGTTGGACAAGTGTTTCGATTAATTTAGGTGCGAGCCTCTCACACGCTGGAGTTGGAATCATCTGACTGCCTTGTCTAATGAATAATTCATCGCCAAGTGTCTGACGCAATCGCTTCATCGCGTGGCTAACGGCTGAAGGGCTGATAAACAAACTCTTAGCTACCGTAGTCATATTGCGTTCTCGATACAAAAACTCAAACACTTTTAACAAGTTTAAATCGAGTTGTTGGATTTTATTTGGGTCAATCATTTAGCTAAAACCAACTCTTTAATGTGATGAATTATATTCACAATAGACTATCAATATACTTCACTTCATTCACTTTGTTTTTTGCTTTAGTCTGGTTTTATTCACTTAAAGGAAATCGATTATGAACTTTGAACCAAGTGCGAAGAGCCAAGAGTACTTAGCTAGACTAAAAGCCTTTATGGCGGAACATGTATATCCAGCCGAACAGGAAATTTTAGCCACCAATCGAGCGCTAAATGAAACCGCTGATTGGACTAAATGGCAGTTACCACCTCAAATAAATGAGTTAAAACAAAAAGCAAAAGCCGCAGGTCTTTGGAATTTGTTTTTGCCTGATGCTGAACTCGCCGAAGGTTTAACTTGTTTAGAGTATGCCCCGTTAGCCGAAGAAACTGGCAGAGTCTTTTTTGCTCCGGAAATATTTAACTGCAACGCACCTGACACAGGAAATATGGAAGTCCTTTATCACTTTGGTAACGACCAACAGAAACAAGAATGGCTAACACCATTATTGGCTGGGGAAATACGATCGGTATTTGCTATGACAGAGCCAGATGTTGCCTCATCAGACGCGACAAATATGCAAGCAACCATCCAAGAAGATGGTGATGAGCTGATATTAAATGGTCAAAAGTGGTGGAGTACAGGTTTAGGTCACCCAAATGCAAAGGTTGCTATCTTCATGGGGTTGTCTAATCCAGAAAACGACAAGCATTCACAACACTCTATGGTACTGGTGCCGCTGGATTCCGAAGGTGTTGAAATCAAACGTATGCTGACAGCTTATGGCGACTATGATGCACCTTATGGCCACGGCGAAGTGTCGTTTACTAATGTAAGAGTGCCAAAAAAGAATTTGATCATGGGGTTAGGTAAGGGCTTTGCAATTGCTCAAGGCCGTTTAGGTCCAGGCCGAATTCATCATTGCATGCGAGCTATTGGTGCAGCGGAAAGAAGTTTAGAGTTGATGATAAAACGCGGCATGGAACGCGTGGCGTTTGGTAAACCTATTATCAAATTAGGTGGCAATCTAGAACGAGTAGCACAGGCTCGTATGGCAATAGATCAAGCGAGGTTATTAACCTTACACGCCGCTTGGAAAATCGATACATTAGGGGTTAAACAAGCAATGACTGAAATATCGAGTATTAAGGTTGTGGTGCCTAATATGTTACAACAAGTAAGTGACATGGCGGTGCAAATATTTGGCGGAGCTGGAGTTTGTTCAGACCATCCTGTAGCCAGCTTTAACCAGATGGGACGTATCCTTAGGTTAGCCGATGGTCCTGATGAGGTTCATATGGGCATGGTTTCTCGCTTAGAGTTAGCAAAGTACAAATAGGTAATCGTGATGAAAAAGACCCGTTACTTGATCACAGGTGGCGCTTCCGGGCTAGGTAAATCCTTAGCTTTAGCACTGGCCAAACAAAATCAAGCTGAATTGAAAATATGTATTGCCGATGTAAACGATGAGCGTGGTGAAGCGGCTGTTAAAGAGTTAACTAACCTTGGTGCAGAAGCTTTTTATCAACGTTGTGATATCACCGATATGCAAGATGTTTCTGAATTGTATAATGCTGTTAATACTAAGTGGCAAGGCGTTGATGTAGTTTATAACAATGCTGGAGTTGCGACAGGAGGTTCGCTGCAAAGCGAATCTATTGAGCAATGGCAGTGGATTTTGGATGTCAATTTACTTGGTATGGTGCGGGTTAGTCAGGTGTTCCTTGAGGGCTTTAAAGCCCAGGGACACGGACATTTCGTAAACATAGCGTCACAAGCAGGGTTAACTCCCATACCTCTAATGAGTAGTTACAACTCCGTAAAGTCGGCTGTAATTGCTTTGTCTGAAACAATGAAATTAGAGCTTGCTCAGTACAATGTCGATGTGAGTGTGGTTTGTCCGAGTTTCTTCAAAACCAACCTAGATGAGTCGTTGCGCACGTCTGAAGCATCGGTCGGTAATTTGATGAATAAACTGTTTGAGAGAGCGAAGCTTTCCTCAGATCAGGTTGCACAAACCATCGTGAACAAAGTTAACCAAGGTCAGTTTTTGATCTTAACTCACAAAGAAGGCATTAAAGCTTATCGATTGAAAAAGTTGATGCCTATCAATTGGTATCTATCCATGATGTTAAAACAAACTAAGGCTTTGTTAAAAAAGGGCCAGTCGTTAAGCAGGGAACAATAACATGAATCAAGCTATTTTAGACCAAGCCAAAGCCGTGCGTACAGGTGAAGAGCTTCCTACAGATAAAATAGACAACTGGTTGAAGCGAACTTTACCTCACTTATCAGGGGTGCCAGAGGTAACTCAATATTCCGGAGGCGCGTCAAATTGGACCTATTGTTTAGATTATGACGATACTTCCCTTATTTTACGCCGGGGTCCAGAAGGAACAAAAGCAAAAGGCGCACACGATATGGGACGAGAGTATCGTCTGCAAGAAGCGCTTCAGCCGGTTTATCAATACGTGCCAAATATGCTGGCCTTTTGTGATGATAACGATGTCGTTGGTGCCGATTTTTATGTAATGGAAAAGTTAACGGGCATTATTCCTCGAAAGAACTTACCTAGAGGGCTAACTACTACGCCTGAAAAAACCGAACAACTGTGTAAAAACGTTTTGGATTGCTTGGTTGAACTGCACAAGGTTGATTACAAAAAGGCTGGATTGGATCACTTAGGTAAAGGCGTAGGATATACCCAACGTCAAATAGAGGGCTGGTCAGAGCGTTATACTAAAGCGAAAACATGGAATGTGCCTTCCGGAAAGTTTGTTATTAATTGGCTAAAGAACAACATGCCTGAAAATGAAACCATTTGTTTAACCCATAATGATTTCCGTTTTGACAATGTCGTTTTAGACCCAAATGATTATACCAAGGTGTTGGGGGTACTTGATTGGGAGTTAGCTACGTTAGGTGATCCTTTGATGGACTTAGGTAATACGCTAGCGTATTGGGTTGAGTCGGATGATGACTTCTTGGCACAGGGAAGTCGACGCCAGCCAACTCATTTAAAAGGCATGTTAACTCGCAAGCAAGTCGTAGAGTATTACTGTGACAAGATGGGAATAGAGGTAAACGACTTCACCTTTTATGAGGTTTATGGTTTATTCAGATTAGCTGGAATCGTCCAGCAAATTTACTATCGTTATCACCATGGGCAAACGAATAACCCTGCATTTAAACACTTCTGGGTATTTGTTCATTATCTATTACACCGCTGCAAAAAAGCGATCAAGGCACAAGGGCGTAAATAATGGCTGCGATCTATTTAATAAGGCATGGCCAAGCTAATACCAAGTCGGCTGACTACGATATGTTGTCTGACTTAGGTAAAGAGCAAGCTAAACTAATAGCTCAACCCTTGGCTGATAAATGTATCTCCCCCGATTCTTTAACTATAGGTGGCATGAAGCGGCACCAACAAACCGCTGACTTAGCCTTGTCATCTTGCCAAGTTGATGCCGATAAAGCGTTGAAAGATATAGGTTGGAATGAGTACGACCATCAAGCCATTTTGGCGGGGTTAGACGAGAGATTGAGAACACCTGAAGGTATTCGGCAGTACTTCATTGAAAACAATCTGCAAAAACATCAATTTCGCACTGTGTTTATTGAGGCCATGCACAAGTGGATGAAATCTAACAATTGCGAAATTTATCCTGAGTCTTGGCA from Psychrosphaera aestuarii encodes:
- a CDS encoding histidine phosphatase family protein; this encodes MAAIYLIRHGQANTKSADYDMLSDLGKEQAKLIAQPLADKCISPDSLTIGGMKRHQQTADLALSSCQVDADKALKDIGWNEYDHQAILAGLDERLRTPEGIRQYFIENNLQKHQFRTVFIEAMHKWMKSNNCEIYPESWQEFSNRVEKAFDSVLDKVEQNHFVFTSGGPISLVVARLLGLDKEQFMTINWNLVNAGITKILVNKQTGQLSLSCLNEHTIFDKEEHRNKLSYT
- a CDS encoding phosphotransferase family protein — protein: MNQAILDQAKAVRTGEELPTDKIDNWLKRTLPHLSGVPEVTQYSGGASNWTYCLDYDDTSLILRRGPEGTKAKGAHDMGREYRLQEALQPVYQYVPNMLAFCDDNDVVGADFYVMEKLTGIIPRKNLPRGLTTTPEKTEQLCKNVLDCLVELHKVDYKKAGLDHLGKGVGYTQRQIEGWSERYTKAKTWNVPSGKFVINWLKNNMPENETICLTHNDFRFDNVVLDPNDYTKVLGVLDWELATLGDPLMDLGNTLAYWVESDDDFLAQGSRRQPTHLKGMLTRKQVVEYYCDKMGIEVNDFTFYEVYGLFRLAGIVQQIYYRYHHGQTNNPAFKHFWVFVHYLLHRCKKAIKAQGRK
- a CDS encoding LysR family transcriptional regulator is translated as MIDPNKIQQLDLNLLKVFEFLYRERNMTTVAKSLFISPSAVSHAMKRLRQTLGDELFIRQGSQMIPTPACERLAPKLIETLVQLRQVLQSCGEFDLAESQQTFRLAQPEPMEPIVLPKLQKTLLAQAPKIKLTSVRTPREDITRQLAAKKIDAAINIALPIKLPIEHLILSSDEYCVVMDKRHSCANRLSAKDYLAQKHIAVSSRATGRVLEDYALLEQGENRQIDIRCQSYQTAKLMLKQSPYLLTLPSMIAKQIQDSDLAVLEMPIELPKVITHLYWHQSSSNDEALTWFRERIKAAFASG
- a CDS encoding SDR family oxidoreductase codes for the protein MKKTRYLITGGASGLGKSLALALAKQNQAELKICIADVNDERGEAAVKELTNLGAEAFYQRCDITDMQDVSELYNAVNTKWQGVDVVYNNAGVATGGSLQSESIEQWQWILDVNLLGMVRVSQVFLEGFKAQGHGHFVNIASQAGLTPIPLMSSYNSVKSAVIALSETMKLELAQYNVDVSVVCPSFFKTNLDESLRTSEASVGNLMNKLFERAKLSSDQVAQTIVNKVNQGQFLILTHKEGIKAYRLKKLMPINWYLSMMLKQTKALLKKGQSLSREQ
- a CDS encoding AMP-binding protein, translating into MNQIDITGVRTSDDIGLLDTSSITEQKLPNSLYRAIKESAQYCPNQIAIKYILDGDVISQDKIPFAKKVLHKAIKLLKGQEYAAPYREVTYSQLANKVTQTANALRKLGINRKDVTSIIMPNFPETYYTLWGASTAGIANPINPLLDASIIKEIMLSSNTKVLIALGPLPGSDIWQKVLAIKDEIPNLKAVISVFGKSIPADKQNKVPVLSFSDLLKQEQAEELEFEEPNQRDICAYFHTGGTTGLPKLAQHTHLNQLTNAGQVNLISPVSPGDTIFVGLPIFHVNAAVATGIGPIMNTSTILLAGPAGYRGKNVMANLLTLIKNYKVSLIMAVPTVYAGILTELEKRNEENFSLPDLKLAISGAAPLSSELQNKFIRETGINLIEGYGSTESSSVCSLMPVRSINEEASVGLIIPGMKVATVEIGSDDQLIKQCGVGEVGEIVIAGNNVFPGYLDEAHNKNLWVTLEDNISYVRTGDLGRFDKHGYLSLAGRKKELIIRGGHNIDPKMIEDTAMKHPEVQLAAAVPRPDTYSGELPVLYVTKTPNSTITSEELMVFMQKQTPERAATPKLVNIIEEMPLTAVGKIYKPELVCAQITSVVTQEVAKILDKEDFKVLVTIDKKLGIKTIIELSDEKQEETERQVKQQLVGYAFKYQLHFMSTTTQAV
- a CDS encoding acyl-CoA dehydrogenase family protein, encoding MNFEPSAKSQEYLARLKAFMAEHVYPAEQEILATNRALNETADWTKWQLPPQINELKQKAKAAGLWNLFLPDAELAEGLTCLEYAPLAEETGRVFFAPEIFNCNAPDTGNMEVLYHFGNDQQKQEWLTPLLAGEIRSVFAMTEPDVASSDATNMQATIQEDGDELILNGQKWWSTGLGHPNAKVAIFMGLSNPENDKHSQHSMVLVPLDSEGVEIKRMLTAYGDYDAPYGHGEVSFTNVRVPKKNLIMGLGKGFAIAQGRLGPGRIHHCMRAIGAAERSLELMIKRGMERVAFGKPIIKLGGNLERVAQARMAIDQARLLTLHAAWKIDTLGVKQAMTEISSIKVVVPNMLQQVSDMAVQIFGGAGVCSDHPVASFNQMGRILRLADGPDEVHMGMVSRLELAKYK
- a CDS encoding bile acid:sodium symporter family protein codes for the protein MSNSVIMDIFLPIALALIMFGMGLGLTKQDFTRLWLTPKPVLVGLFGQLILLPIIAFGICVWFELPPALAIGMMILAGSPGGTMSNVLSQLAKANLALSVTLTSICTLVCVFTTPWLIHFSIQHFAEQNAPEYSLLGTSIGLIAITLIPVLLGILVRQLKAESAIKYEVHFRRFSLFFMILMIVALMIKERHLLVSSFEQVFAASMTLNLLSVVVGALLAKSFLLTDKDALTLGIEVGIQNATMAILIAVSFLHEPSYAITAGVYGLTMYLGPLPLIYWKKFKQKRQAPQVVAD